The following proteins are co-located in the Canis aureus isolate CA01 chromosome X, VMU_Caureus_v.1.0, whole genome shotgun sequence genome:
- the ZNF275 gene encoding zinc finger protein 275: MGEDAQPQEMASTSSPRAGEPGPEVRANRDPEGRAGGLQELPMEHHFACKECGDAFRLKVLLVQHQRIHSEAKGWECADCGRVFRGASEFNEHRKSHAAAEPQPGPSRAPEAALEKREQVEREAKPFECEECGKRFKKNAGLSQHLRVHSREKPFDCEECGRSFKVSTHLFRHQKLHTAEKPFACKACAREFLDRQELLKHQRAHTGHLPFDCDDCGKSFRGVNGLAEHQRIHSGAKPYGCPHCGKLFRRSSELTKHRRIHTGEKPYECGQCGKAFRQSSSLLEHQRIHTGERPYGCGDCGKAFRGPSDLIKHRRIHSGLKPYECDKCGKAFRRSSGLSRHRRTHSGARRCECSECGRVFKRRSALQKHQPSHRD; encoded by the coding sequence ATGGGCGAGGACGCTCAGCCGCAGGAGATGGCGTCCACGAGCTCCCCGCGGGCCGGCGAGCCCGGCCCTGAGGTCAGAGCCAACCGGGACCCtgaggggcgggcgggcggcctgCAGGAGCTGCCCATGGAGCACCACTTCGCGTGTAAGGAGTGTGGGGACGCCTTCCGGCTGAAGGTCCTCCTCGTCCAGCACCAGAGGATTCACAGCGAGGCCAAGGGCTGGGAGTGTGCGGACTGTGGGCGCGTGTTCCGGGGGGCGTCCGAGTTCAACGAGCACCGGAAGAGCCACGCGGCCGCCGAGCCGCAGCCGGGCCCCAGCCGCGCCCCGGAGGCCGCCCTGGAGAAGAgggagcaggtggagagggaggcgAAGCCCTTCGAGTGCGAGGAGTGCGGGAAGCGGTTCAAGAAGAACGCGGGCCTCAGCCAGCACCTGCGCGTGCACAGCCGAGAGAAGCCCTTTGACTGTGAGGAGTGCGGGCGCTCGTTCAAAGTGAGCACGCACCTGTTTCGCCATCAGAAGCTGCACACGGCCGAAAAGCCGTTCGCCTGCAAGGCGTGCGCCCGGGAGTTCCTGGACCGCCAGGAGCTTCTCAAGCACCAGCGCGCGCACACGGGCCACCTGCCCTTCGACTGCGACGACTGCGGCAAGTCGTTCCGCGGCGTCAACGGCCTGGCCGAGCACCAGCGCATCCACAGCGGGGCCAAGCCGTACGGCTGCCCGCACTGCGGCAAGCTGTTCCGCCGGAGCTCGGAGCTCACCAAGCACCGCCGCATCCACACGGGCGAGAAGCCGTACGAGTGCGGCCAGTGCGGCAAGGCCTTCCGCCAGAGCTCCAGCCTCCTGGAGCACCAGCGCATCCACACGGGCGAGCGGCCGTACGGCTGCGGCGACTGCGGCAAGGCCTTCCGCGGCCCGTCCGACCTCATCAAGCACCGGCGCATCCACAGCGGACTGAAGCCCTACGAGTGCGACAAGTGCGGGAAGGCCTTCCGCAGGAGCTCCGGCCTCAGTCGCCACCGCAGGACCCACAGCGGAGCGAGGCGCTGCGAGTGCAGCGAGTGCGGCCGCGTGTTCAAGCGGCGCTCGGCGCTGCAGAAGCACCAGCCGAGCCACCGCGACTAG